One Tumebacillus amylolyticus DNA segment encodes these proteins:
- a CDS encoding EAL domain-containing protein produces the protein MNRTPELPNKRRMLTTQILKRIAIALGIVGVLTIVTTLLYFKVGMEDQLNTDVQSTKEVITNAMESTNTSTKITEHLIDMQLLTASKAISKELQGKTLQQISRNDLMRLRDEWGLNGISLFVKEGTDIKIVQSSDLSEIGLNTKSWGEWYTAFNQLMSNQKVSVGLGYADEHYWAGPISKAEWNHHYYKYAYYDDGTTPFMINPYVMDQDILYLEFQSGPTQMIDRITAQNTSLEEIGVINVPAFLKGDNNTVSSPDTDLPILYGKNSNQLPEDAKMLTEMLKDNKEKRVDFIKDGRSLQKFYIPLSDSRAIVIVTNTERQQNLELRFLSVLLLSFVASFLTIFFVVRIIAQRRLKPLNEMQAFMQSVSEGDLSGQLEVRENNELGWLAEHINRMTVKMRNLIAEVEDRSQRQITHMAYHDDLTNLPNRKHFTDVLGQALNMAQITESKIAVMFLDLDRFKNVNDSLGHATGDRLLREVSRRLLGSLSENHLLARMGGDEFAMLVPDLESPEDAAKLAQRALGLFETPLLFEGREFMITASIGISVSPQDGNDAETLLRNADTAMYSAKEGGRNNFQFYTPEMNEMILEQLETEKSLRYALDHDEFVLFYQPQVDIATGQIIGTEALIRWQHPERGLVPPNQFIPIAESVGLIVPLGEWVLRTACIQNKEWQAAGFPPIKVAVNLSARQFEQPNLVDTVASILEETGLHPQYLHLEITETLAMKNANHAIDKLYALKNLGIQLSIDDFGTGYSSLNYLKKFPIDTLKIDRSFVGDIPGDSDDAAIVTAIIAMAHNLKLTVVAEGVESQAQLEFLRAQNCNEMQGFLFSRPVPAHEVAQLLYEKKSLYFQSV, from the coding sequence ATGAATCGAACACCTGAACTGCCAAACAAGCGCCGGATGCTCACTACGCAGATCTTGAAAAGGATCGCGATTGCGTTGGGTATCGTCGGTGTGCTGACGATTGTGACAACGCTGTTGTATTTCAAGGTCGGGATGGAAGATCAGTTGAACACCGATGTGCAATCGACCAAAGAAGTGATCACGAACGCTATGGAATCCACGAACACGTCAACCAAGATCACCGAACATTTGATCGACATGCAATTGCTTACCGCATCAAAAGCCATTTCAAAGGAATTGCAAGGCAAGACCCTTCAACAGATCTCTCGAAATGACCTGATGCGTTTGCGTGACGAGTGGGGGCTGAACGGCATTTCCTTGTTCGTCAAGGAGGGCACCGACATCAAGATCGTGCAATCGTCCGATCTCAGCGAAATCGGGCTGAACACCAAAAGCTGGGGGGAGTGGTACACCGCTTTCAACCAGTTGATGTCCAACCAGAAAGTTTCGGTGGGTCTCGGGTATGCGGATGAGCATTATTGGGCCGGGCCGATTTCCAAAGCCGAATGGAACCATCATTATTACAAATACGCTTATTACGATGACGGAACCACCCCGTTTATGATCAACCCGTATGTGATGGACCAAGACATCCTGTACTTGGAGTTCCAGTCGGGTCCGACGCAGATGATTGACCGCATCACGGCGCAGAACACCTCGCTCGAGGAGATCGGTGTCATCAACGTCCCGGCGTTCCTCAAGGGCGACAACAACACCGTCTCTTCGCCGGACACCGACTTGCCGATTCTCTACGGCAAGAACTCCAACCAACTGCCGGAAGACGCGAAGATGCTCACCGAAATGCTCAAAGACAACAAAGAGAAGCGAGTGGACTTCATCAAGGACGGCCGCAGCCTCCAGAAGTTCTACATACCGCTGTCCGATTCGCGCGCCATCGTGATCGTGACGAACACAGAACGGCAGCAAAATTTGGAACTGCGCTTCTTGTCGGTCTTGTTGCTCTCGTTCGTGGCATCCTTCCTCACGATCTTCTTCGTGGTTCGGATCATCGCGCAACGACGCCTCAAACCGCTCAACGAGATGCAAGCGTTTATGCAGAGCGTCTCCGAAGGGGATCTGAGCGGGCAGTTGGAGGTCCGTGAGAACAACGAACTCGGCTGGTTGGCGGAGCACATCAACCGCATGACGGTCAAGATGCGCAACTTAATCGCCGAAGTGGAAGATCGCTCGCAGCGCCAGATCACGCACATGGCGTATCACGACGATCTGACCAACTTGCCGAACCGCAAGCACTTTACGGACGTGCTCGGACAAGCTCTGAACATGGCGCAAATTACAGAAAGCAAAATTGCCGTCATGTTCCTCGACCTCGACCGCTTCAAGAACGTCAACGATTCGCTTGGACATGCTACCGGCGACCGTTTGTTGCGTGAAGTGTCACGCCGACTGCTGGGCTCGCTCTCGGAGAACCACTTGCTTGCCCGCATGGGCGGCGACGAGTTCGCCATGCTCGTGCCGGACCTGGAGTCCCCTGAGGACGCCGCCAAACTTGCCCAGCGTGCGTTGGGTCTGTTTGAGACACCGCTTCTGTTTGAGGGCCGTGAATTTATGATCACGGCATCGATTGGGATCTCCGTTTCTCCGCAGGACGGCAACGACGCCGAGACCCTGTTGCGAAACGCAGACACCGCGATGTATTCGGCGAAGGAGGGGGGGCGAAACAACTTCCAGTTCTACACGCCGGAGATGAACGAGATGATCCTCGAACAGCTCGAAACGGAGAAGAGCCTGCGCTATGCGCTTGATCACGACGAATTCGTGCTGTTCTACCAACCGCAAGTGGACATCGCCACCGGACAGATCATCGGGACGGAAGCCCTGATCCGCTGGCAACATCCTGAGCGCGGCTTGGTGCCGCCCAACCAGTTCATCCCGATTGCGGAGAGCGTCGGATTGATCGTGCCGCTCGGTGAATGGGTGTTGCGCACCGCCTGCATCCAGAACAAAGAGTGGCAAGCCGCCGGGTTCCCGCCGATCAAGGTCGCCGTCAACCTCTCCGCCCGCCAATTCGAGCAGCCGAACTTGGTGGACACGGTGGCGAGCATCTTGGAAGAGACCGGGCTCCATCCGCAATATCTGCACTTGGAGATCACGGAGACGCTCGCGATGAAAAACGCCAACCACGCCATCGACAAGTTGTATGCGCTCAAGAACCTTGGCATTCAACTCTCCATCGATGATTTCGGCACCGGGTACTCGTCGCTGAACTATCTCAAGAAGTTCCCGATCGACACGTTGAAGATCGACCGTTCCTTCGTCGGCGATATCCCCGGCGATTCGGACGATGCGGCGATTGTGACGGCGATCATCGCGATGGCACACAATTTGAAACTCACCGTCGTCGCCGAAGGGGTCGAGAGCCAAGCGCAATTGGAGTTCCTGCGCGCGCAGAACTGCAATGAGATGCAAGGATTCCTGTTCAGCCGCCCGGTTCCGGCTCACGAAGTCGCCCAACTGCTCTATGAGAAAAAGTCGCTCTATTTCCAGAGCGTCTAA
- a CDS encoding ATP-binding protein — protein MRQNGIHENKRDHDTLSRLASIGQVSAGIAHEVRNPLTAVKGFLQLMQQESPHVYLDIACTELERAIETLQNLLNVSKPDLDEEPYKPMHLCVELESILQLFQDQIYRVGIVKNLQDTDVLIYGRRNQLKKAFFNLLKNAHEAIEGDGKITVSHRRVGDRIVVRVEDTGMGIPTEKLELLGTPFFTTKNEGTGMGLTQVFSTIYQHGGKIEVDSVQGSGTVFEIHFPVMIQQDIGVIELSLQTVEGQSFLEFYDLNKPYFMERLASENENLYDSVRRYDVGDHQLEAFADQIVKLLSEDQQHELIVVAQKAGRDCAQSDLNYLLIMEWFTVFRKLYWDFLYNFYKDNESLTVKDMFGMERRINVTVDQFVTHFSAKYTEYRNEVLRSHRDLIEDLTVPIIPLSSSMAVLPIIGTMDTHRAKKIQEHTLNQIATLRIERIIIDLSAVAYLDTAVVKHLFRIVEGISLLGCHAVVTGIRPEIANTMIELGISLTDRVETKATLQQALEAYGLVR, from the coding sequence TTGCGACAAAATGGAATTCATGAAAACAAACGAGATCACGATACACTGAGTCGTCTCGCTTCGATCGGCCAAGTCTCAGCCGGGATCGCCCATGAAGTGCGCAATCCGCTGACCGCGGTCAAAGGGTTCTTGCAACTGATGCAACAGGAGTCGCCGCACGTCTATTTGGATATCGCGTGTACCGAATTGGAACGGGCGATTGAGACGTTGCAGAACCTGCTCAATGTCTCCAAGCCTGACTTGGACGAGGAACCGTACAAGCCGATGCATCTGTGTGTCGAACTCGAATCCATCTTGCAGTTGTTTCAAGATCAGATCTACCGAGTGGGCATCGTCAAGAATTTGCAGGACACCGATGTGTTGATCTACGGTCGTCGCAACCAGTTGAAAAAAGCGTTTTTCAACCTTTTGAAAAACGCTCACGAGGCGATCGAGGGTGACGGGAAGATTACCGTCAGCCATCGGCGGGTCGGCGACCGGATCGTGGTGCGGGTCGAGGACACGGGGATGGGCATCCCCACTGAGAAATTGGAACTGCTGGGCACCCCGTTTTTCACCACCAAGAACGAAGGTACGGGGATGGGGCTGACCCAAGTGTTTTCGACGATTTACCAGCACGGAGGCAAGATCGAAGTCGATTCGGTTCAGGGAAGCGGAACGGTGTTTGAAATTCATTTCCCGGTGATGATCCAACAGGACATAGGAGTGATTGAATTGAGTCTCCAGACGGTCGAAGGACAGTCTTTTCTCGAATTTTATGACCTGAACAAACCGTATTTCATGGAGCGGTTGGCTTCTGAAAACGAGAATCTCTACGACAGCGTCCGCCGGTACGATGTTGGCGATCATCAGTTGGAAGCGTTTGCCGACCAAATAGTAAAGCTCTTAAGTGAAGACCAACAGCATGAATTGATCGTCGTGGCACAGAAAGCGGGACGGGACTGTGCGCAGAGCGATTTGAACTACCTTTTGATCATGGAATGGTTTACGGTGTTCCGCAAGCTGTATTGGGACTTTTTGTATAATTTCTACAAAGACAATGAGAGTTTGACCGTGAAGGACATGTTTGGCATGGAGCGGCGTATCAATGTGACGGTCGACCAGTTCGTCACCCACTTTTCCGCCAAATATACAGAATACCGCAACGAAGTGCTGCGCTCGCATCGGGACTTGATCGAGGATTTGACGGTGCCGATCATCCCGCTGTCTTCGTCGATGGCCGTGTTGCCGATCATCGGCACGATGGATACGCACCGTGCCAAGAAGATCCAAGAGCACACGCTCAACCAGATCGCAACGTTGAGAATCGAGCGGATCATCATCGATCTCTCGGCCGTCGCGTATCTGGACACCGCGGTTGTAAAACACCTGTTCCGCATCGTGGAGGGCATCTCGCTGCTCGGGTGCCACGCGGTTGTTACCGGCATCCGCCCGGAAATCGCCAACACGATGATCGAGCTGGGGATTTCGTTGACAGACCGTGTCGAGACGAAAGCGACGTTGCAACAAGCGTTGGAGGCATACGGATTGGTTCGATGA
- a CDS encoding stalk domain-containing protein → MKKRTTILLSGALLCVLATTAFASTPLKLMLNGHTVDQPLQMVDGVTYGPVRAIAESLGAEVKWNGDQQQVELTAPDLKMQKMQIDLLEQALAPTSPQEAAESWAKAVKERNGAAQYAVSSSELRQKNGPIFGPGGNWVTGVSSPWVEKYEVIDEKQTDDNSYAYKVVFSYATSTGPAGQGITQLIVHRYGDKWFVANSGPDESTQSPELPIVELTMPTGAKISAPSEEQLSDKVRVRLDNLNVVKSEGLSNPLSIIGNHASIKSQTSVELPAGKATLFEVERDLPVASNDTSLLHEYWLVILGSDVGDDMQLAYTLSTVYANNDADPATVKKQLLETAKSWVLPKMTK, encoded by the coding sequence ATGAAAAAACGTACCACGATCCTGCTGTCCGGAGCTCTGCTCTGCGTATTGGCGACCACGGCGTTTGCGAGCACCCCGCTGAAACTGATGCTCAACGGCCATACGGTCGATCAACCGCTGCAAATGGTGGATGGCGTCACCTACGGCCCTGTGCGTGCCATCGCTGAGTCACTTGGCGCGGAGGTTAAATGGAACGGCGACCAGCAACAAGTAGAACTGACGGCTCCCGACCTCAAGATGCAGAAGATGCAAATCGATCTCTTGGAACAAGCACTGGCTCCGACCTCACCGCAAGAAGCGGCAGAGTCGTGGGCCAAAGCGGTCAAAGAGCGCAACGGTGCGGCGCAGTACGCCGTCTCGTCGTCCGAACTCCGCCAGAAAAACGGTCCGATCTTCGGCCCAGGCGGCAATTGGGTGACGGGCGTCTCGTCGCCGTGGGTCGAGAAGTACGAAGTGATCGATGAGAAGCAAACGGATGATAATTCGTATGCCTACAAAGTGGTGTTCTCCTATGCGACTTCGACAGGTCCGGCCGGTCAAGGCATCACCCAGTTGATCGTCCACCGTTATGGGGACAAGTGGTTTGTCGCAAACAGCGGCCCGGACGAAAGCACGCAATCGCCGGAGTTGCCGATCGTGGAACTCACGATGCCGACCGGTGCCAAGATCAGCGCACCTTCCGAAGAGCAACTTTCGGACAAAGTCCGCGTGCGTCTCGACAACTTGAACGTTGTCAAAAGTGAGGGCCTTAGCAACCCGCTCTCCATCATCGGCAACCATGCCAGCATCAAGAGCCAAACGAGCGTAGAACTTCCGGCGGGCAAAGCGACGCTGTTCGAGGTGGAGCGCGACCTCCCGGTGGCGTCCAACGACACCTCTCTGCTTCACGAATACTGGTTGGTGATTCTCGGTTCAGATGTTGGCGACGACATGCAACTGGCGTACACGCTCTCGACCGTCTACGCCAACAACGACGCAGATCCCGCAACGGTGAAAAAACAATTGCTGGAGACCGCCAAATCGTGGGTGTTGCCGAAAATGACCAAGTAA
- a CDS encoding ATP-binding protein: MGLRIKSEDDIYMALSQVRRLMKQVGFSELNQQKVLVTVSELTRNVLDHAGANGQFFCEAVEGRGVRVKVTDNGPGISNLSRALEGEKSPESQGLGLGLSGVKRLMDACTIETSTGGTSIIATKWNS; this comes from the coding sequence ATGGGGCTTAGGATCAAGTCGGAGGATGATATCTACATGGCGCTGAGCCAAGTGCGGCGCCTGATGAAGCAAGTCGGCTTTTCTGAATTGAACCAGCAGAAAGTGCTGGTGACCGTTTCCGAGCTGACACGTAACGTATTGGACCATGCCGGAGCCAACGGACAGTTTTTCTGTGAGGCCGTAGAGGGGCGTGGAGTGCGTGTGAAAGTGACGGATAATGGGCCGGGTATCAGCAACCTGTCCCGCGCCTTGGAAGGGGAAAAATCGCCGGAGTCTCAAGGACTTGGGCTGGGCCTTTCCGGGGTGAAGCGATTGATGGACGCTTGCACCATCGAAACTTCGACAGGAGGCACGAGCATCATTGCGACAAAATGGAATTCATGA
- a CDS encoding response regulator transcription factor, whose amino-acid sequence MKPYNICIVEDDQKVAELLQTQLVRFGYEATVIGNLEGIDAEVLACKPHLVLLDINLPYYDGFYWCRRIRQHSKVPIVYISARSGEMDLVLALESGGDDYLTKPFHPEVMMAKLRALLRRTYGEYAEAPTNEDEVEVQGLVLDVHRHTVRSASTSGEIVLSLSATEAGLLRRLMEAQGKIVSRDDLLGALWDDTQFVDDNTLTVNIARVRRKLEELGLPTAIVTVRGQGYRLEVEAGV is encoded by the coding sequence ATGAAACCATACAACATTTGCATTGTGGAAGATGATCAGAAGGTAGCCGAACTTTTGCAAACACAGTTGGTTCGCTTTGGGTATGAGGCCACGGTGATCGGCAATCTGGAAGGAATTGACGCAGAGGTGTTGGCTTGCAAGCCGCATCTGGTGTTGCTGGATATCAATTTGCCTTATTATGACGGGTTCTACTGGTGCCGACGGATTCGGCAACACTCCAAAGTGCCGATCGTTTATATCTCGGCTCGCAGCGGGGAGATGGATCTCGTGCTGGCTCTGGAGAGTGGGGGAGACGACTACCTCACGAAACCGTTCCACCCGGAAGTGATGATGGCGAAACTCCGTGCCCTGTTGCGGCGCACGTATGGCGAGTATGCAGAGGCTCCGACGAACGAGGATGAAGTTGAGGTTCAGGGACTTGTGTTGGACGTACATCGTCATACCGTTCGATCTGCGTCCACCTCGGGCGAGATCGTGCTGTCTCTGTCCGCGACGGAGGCGGGTTTGTTGCGTCGGTTGATGGAAGCCCAGGGCAAGATCGTGTCGCGGGATGACTTGCTCGGCGCACTTTGGGACGACACGCAATTTGTTGACGATAACACGCTGACTGTCAACATTGCCCGTGTTCGCCGCAAGTTGGAGGAGTTGGGACTGCCGACCGCGATTGTGACCGTGCGGGGACAAGGCTACCGCTTAGAAGTGGAGGCGGGGGTGTGA
- a CDS encoding FtsX-like permease family protein produces the protein MEWRRLAFKNGWRNARRYAGYLASATLAVLVFFIFALFLHNPFVTEGHMNSSVRYIIEGFRYIVGAFAVVFIVFFHSSMMRYRNREFGLFLTLGMTPAQVGRMIFLEGLLLGGTALSIGMGLGLLFGKMFLLAIGNILGVSEPIPFVLPGAVFTSTITLFGAVFVLESLYLGVRMSLRTPKSLILGARTQQKAPKASLGRVLLSLVSLGLAYAMAVFLSAFIVITFFPILILVGIGTYFLFTQTMVFVLKSLRKRPLSGTALLVVSRLTFRMGDHARMLTLVTMLCAIVLTGMGAVTGIQSINDLNSTRVAPVALNVVYQDVKGDQLAAKPEAVRKILQAHGLGAGQELQAQMVLVQVQAADGSGKPVPTWAMRQVDFDQWTQRNLNAHPILSTYYKLPTEAKPGEPRLIVAYPLVMKELFPNHDVVVKSGTGSWSMLVEGQYDARVFNEDVTMPTDFVLVMDDSDFRQVQAQAAPESLWTTAGWMVPDWHDTKGAVQDLNQLAGEDVKQGRALVSNTLGVFEQGNQVLEVTLFAGLFVSTLFFLASCSAIYFRLFAQQEEDARQFASLRRIGFERAEAGRVLTVELMLLFFLPFLVAVLHSSVAMQDLSNLLAVQGSVWSSYLLVVGISILCFLAYYLVARVRYLRQVWR, from the coding sequence ATGGAATGGCGACGACTCGCATTTAAAAACGGCTGGCGCAATGCCCGCCGCTATGCCGGGTATCTGGCGTCGGCCACGCTTGCCGTACTGGTGTTTTTCATCTTCGCCCTGTTCCTTCACAATCCGTTCGTGACCGAAGGACATATGAACTCGAGCGTGCGTTACATCATCGAAGGCTTCCGGTACATCGTCGGAGCTTTCGCGGTGGTGTTCATCGTGTTCTTCCATTCGTCAATGATGCGCTACCGCAATCGGGAATTCGGGTTGTTCCTGACGCTTGGGATGACGCCTGCACAGGTCGGGCGGATGATTTTTCTCGAAGGCTTGTTGCTTGGGGGAACCGCCCTGTCCATTGGCATGGGACTCGGGCTGTTGTTTGGAAAAATGTTTCTGCTTGCCATCGGCAACATTCTCGGTGTGTCGGAACCGATCCCATTCGTGCTGCCGGGGGCGGTCTTCACGTCGACGATCACATTGTTTGGTGCGGTGTTCGTGTTGGAGAGCCTCTACTTGGGCGTTCGCATGTCGCTGCGAACTCCGAAATCGCTGATCCTGGGCGCCCGCACGCAGCAAAAAGCGCCCAAGGCTTCGCTTGGTCGCGTGCTTCTTTCCCTGGTCTCGCTCGGCCTTGCGTATGCGATGGCTGTGTTTCTGAGCGCTTTTATCGTGATCACGTTTTTCCCGATCTTGATCCTCGTGGGGATTGGAACGTACTTTTTGTTCACGCAGACGATGGTGTTTGTTTTAAAAAGTCTTCGCAAGCGACCGCTGTCCGGTACGGCTCTGCTGGTCGTTTCACGGCTCACGTTCCGAATGGGTGACCATGCGCGGATGCTGACTCTGGTTACGATGTTGTGCGCGATCGTGCTCACGGGGATGGGGGCGGTTACGGGCATTCAATCGATCAACGACCTGAACTCGACCCGCGTTGCTCCGGTTGCTCTCAATGTGGTGTACCAAGACGTCAAAGGAGATCAACTGGCCGCCAAGCCGGAAGCCGTGCGGAAGATTCTGCAGGCGCATGGGTTGGGGGCAGGTCAAGAGTTGCAAGCGCAGATGGTGCTCGTACAGGTACAAGCTGCCGACGGATCAGGGAAGCCGGTTCCGACGTGGGCGATGCGCCAAGTCGACTTCGACCAATGGACGCAACGCAATCTGAATGCACATCCGATTCTGAGCACGTACTACAAACTGCCGACAGAAGCCAAACCGGGTGAACCGCGTCTGATCGTGGCCTATCCGCTGGTGATGAAGGAGTTGTTCCCGAACCACGATGTCGTCGTGAAGAGCGGGACCGGCAGTTGGAGCATGTTGGTGGAGGGTCAATACGATGCCCGCGTCTTCAACGAAGACGTAACCATGCCAACCGACTTCGTGCTGGTCATGGACGATTCGGACTTCCGGCAAGTCCAAGCGCAAGCGGCTCCCGAGAGCCTCTGGACGACCGCAGGTTGGATGGTGCCGGACTGGCATGACACGAAAGGGGCCGTTCAAGACCTGAACCAACTGGCGGGAGAAGATGTCAAACAAGGTCGCGCCCTCGTAAGCAACACCCTCGGCGTGTTCGAACAGGGCAACCAAGTGCTGGAAGTGACGCTGTTTGCAGGGCTGTTTGTCTCCACGCTGTTTTTCCTCGCGTCTTGTTCGGCGATCTACTTCCGACTGTTCGCGCAACAGGAGGAGGATGCTCGTCAGTTCGCTTCGTTGCGTCGGATCGGATTTGAGCGTGCAGAAGCGGGCCGCGTGCTGACGGTGGAATTGATGCTGTTGTTCTTCCTCCCGTTCTTGGTCGCCGTGCTTCATTCGTCGGTGGCGATGCAGGACCTCTCGAACCTGTTGGCGGTGCAAGGCAGCGTGTGGAGTTCCTATCTCCTCGTCGTCGGCATCTCGATTCTGTGCTTCCTGGCGTACTACCTCGTAGCACGGGTGCGGTATCTGCGTCAGGTTTGGAGATGA
- a CDS encoding ABC transporter ATP-binding protein, producing MTLVKATALTKVYGTQASGVLSRALNGIDLEVEKGEFVGVMGPSGSGKTTLLNLFAGIDKPSGGDLQINGHHIAKMSAKELALFRRRQLGFVFQDFNLLDTLTLAENVGLPLTLDGHKGRTVQESVEKLLGYLGLHDLMNKYPYEVSGGQQQRTAVARAVVHNPSLLLADEPTGNLDSASARALLGVFQKLNTEQEATILMVTHDPFAASYCKRVVFIKDGQVYTQIDRVGERQPFFQKILDTLAVLEGGSAHGMATTRI from the coding sequence ATGACTCTAGTAAAAGCAACCGCATTGACCAAAGTCTATGGCACCCAAGCGAGCGGCGTGCTCTCCCGCGCTTTGAACGGTATTGACCTTGAAGTTGAAAAAGGCGAGTTCGTCGGTGTGATGGGCCCGTCGGGAAGCGGCAAGACGACTCTGTTGAACTTGTTTGCCGGGATCGACAAACCGTCCGGCGGGGACTTGCAAATCAACGGCCACCACATTGCCAAGATGAGCGCCAAGGAACTGGCGCTGTTTCGCCGCCGACAACTGGGCTTCGTCTTCCAAGACTTCAATTTGCTCGACACACTCACCCTCGCGGAAAATGTCGGCTTGCCGCTGACGCTCGACGGGCACAAAGGACGGACCGTGCAAGAAAGCGTGGAAAAATTGCTCGGCTACCTCGGGCTGCACGATCTCATGAACAAGTATCCGTATGAAGTCTCCGGAGGTCAGCAACAGCGCACGGCGGTGGCGCGGGCGGTGGTACACAACCCAAGCCTCTTGCTCGCCGATGAACCGACAGGGAACTTGGACTCCGCTTCAGCTCGCGCGCTGCTCGGCGTGTTCCAGAAACTGAACACGGAGCAGGAAGCCACGATCCTCATGGTCACACACGACCCGTTTGCCGCCTCCTACTGCAAGCGCGTGGTGTTCATCAAGGACGGGCAGGTGTACACGCAAATTGACCGCGTGGGCGAACGACAGCCGTTCTTCCAAAAAATCCTCGATACACTCGCGGTGCTGGAGGGAGGTAGTGCGCATGGAATGGCGACGACTCGCATTTAA
- a CDS encoding ATP-binding protein produces the protein MKRAFLLDHIRLILFWGFSIGLVVAMLWLYITARHVYLPGPILLYTTGLGLFPLGLYLAVEYLLRRPFYRAVQVRLASEGELAEALTLNVARTQEQRVVQELFHRYYYSFEQDLRRLEEQRKFYERFVTRFAHQMKTPLTVIQLLEGELQGTGQGDVAESLREERTRLDQSINMMLQTARLNEFAFDSRMESVEILALLRGIVNEHKTEWIRYRLFPKIECEATEIFVRTDAKWFVFLCDQIVRNAFQYGSKSVDGARVPGTFLLRVTQREEEVEVEFQDTGIGIPAADLRYVFQPFYTGANGRTHSRATGMGLYLVKTAAERLGHRVELQSVEGEGTTVVVYLAKPQYYEVAMNMTTL, from the coding sequence GTGAAGAGGGCTTTTTTGCTGGATCACATTCGGCTGATCTTGTTCTGGGGTTTCAGTATCGGATTGGTCGTCGCCATGCTGTGGCTTTACATAACAGCTCGTCATGTCTACTTGCCGGGCCCGATCTTGCTCTACACGACGGGGCTCGGATTGTTTCCGTTGGGGCTCTACCTAGCCGTCGAATACCTGCTTCGCCGCCCGTTTTACCGTGCGGTCCAAGTCCGACTGGCAAGCGAGGGCGAACTCGCGGAAGCACTTACCCTGAACGTTGCGAGAACGCAGGAACAACGTGTGGTGCAAGAGTTGTTTCATCGCTACTACTACAGTTTCGAACAGGACTTGCGCCGTCTGGAAGAACAGCGCAAGTTTTATGAGCGGTTTGTTACTCGTTTCGCTCACCAGATGAAAACGCCGCTCACCGTAATCCAACTCTTAGAAGGCGAGTTGCAAGGAACAGGGCAAGGCGATGTCGCCGAGAGCTTGCGAGAGGAGCGGACGCGGCTCGACCAGTCGATCAACATGATGTTGCAGACGGCGCGGTTGAACGAGTTCGCGTTCGATTCGCGCATGGAATCGGTTGAGATTCTCGCCCTCCTGAGAGGGATCGTCAACGAGCACAAGACGGAGTGGATTCGCTACCGTTTGTTTCCGAAGATTGAGTGCGAGGCGACTGAGATTTTTGTCCGCACAGATGCGAAGTGGTTCGTGTTTCTCTGTGACCAAATCGTGCGCAACGCCTTTCAATACGGTTCGAAGTCGGTGGACGGCGCGCGGGTGCCGGGCACTTTTTTACTTCGTGTGACGCAGAGGGAGGAGGAAGTCGAAGTGGAGTTCCAAGACACGGGCATCGGTATTCCGGCGGCAGACCTTCGCTATGTGTTCCAACCTTTCTACACAGGGGCCAACGGGCGCACGCATTCACGGGCAACCGGCATGGGGCTGTATTTGGTAAAAACGGCTGCCGAACGCCTCGGTCATCGCGTCGAGTTGCAGTCTGTCGAGGGCGAGGGCACGACGGTGGTCGTGTATCTGGCCAAGCCGCAGTATTACGAAGTGGCGATGAACATGACAACTTTGTAA
- a CDS encoding asparagine synthase: MNNVREGLIPTVLGTVVTTTGVALRATKTVDPAIAWGIAGFGLAHVVLGAIDLVEHRNRYDV, translated from the coding sequence ATGAACAATGTACGTGAAGGGTTGATCCCGACGGTACTGGGGACTGTAGTCACGACCACAGGTGTCGCACTTCGCGCCACCAAAACGGTAGACCCGGCGATTGCGTGGGGGATTGCAGGTTTTGGGTTGGCGCACGTGGTGTTGGGGGCCATCGACCTCGTGGAACACCGCAACCGATACGATGTCTAG